Proteins from one Esox lucius isolate fEsoLuc1 chromosome 19, fEsoLuc1.pri, whole genome shotgun sequence genomic window:
- the neil1 gene encoding endonuclease 8-like 1 isoform X1: protein MCWPTKYHRVTGSKSRGSLSNTGVIIKVNVDLRKGYTLSLTPVCPLISRASRMPEGPELHLASLFVNRMCRGVVFTGPVHRSEVSKNPQVPFCCPAYTITATSRGKEVRLTLSPLKSDPSLGSSRRVKAGKADQEQSMDVVFRFGMSGFFRFTTADELPKHAHLRFYTNEKPSRVLSFVDARRFGSWQPSGTWQADRGPCVMFEYQSFRENVLSNLNDRAFDRPICEVLLNQKYFNGIGNYLRAEILFRLNIPPFVKARTVLEVLQSEDLGEEKSTYMEVKEEVPDMNITNAEISSRTTVKEETDVEKLKEEVTETDLLSLCNSVPLEVIKLGGKGYDPEKNDYSEFKAWLRCYYVEGMRSIRDHNGRTIWFKGDPGPLTPKVSKSPKAKKRLKNEDVAGKKKIIKADSTENAMKAKPVKKEVPQRQTEGKSVTDFQEVRVETTGRRISSPGAPLRRSGRKTRSSALL from the exons ATGTGTTGGCCGACGAAGTATCACAGAGTTACTGGAAGTAAGAGTCGTGGTTCATTAAGCAACACAG GTGTAATAATAAAAGTCAATGTGGATCTGCGTAAAGGATATACCCTGTCTCTGACGCCAGTCTGTCCGCTTATCTCCAGAGCCAGCAGAATGCCTGAGGGTCCAGAGCTGCACCTGGCTAGTTTGTTTGTCAACAGGATGTGTAGGGGGGTGGTTTTCACTGGCCCTGTAcataggtcagaggtcagtaagAACCCTCAGGTTCCCTTCTGCTGTCCGGCCTACACCATTACCGCCACCTCCAGAGGCAAGGAGGTCCGCCTCACACTTAGCCCGCTGAAGAGTGATCCCTCCCTGGGGAGCAGCAGGCG GGTGAAAGCTGGCAAGGCTGACCAGGAGCAGTCCATGGATGTGGTATTCCGTTTTGGGATGTCTGGCTTTTTCCGCTTCACCACAGCGGATGAGCTTCCTAAACACGCTCACCTGAGGTTCTACACCAATGAAAAGCCCAGTAGGGTGCTGAGCTTTGTCGATGCCCGCCGCTTTGGTAGCTGGCAACCCTCCGGGACCTGGCAAGCTGACAGAGGACCCTGTGTCATGTTTGAATATCAGAGCTTCAG GGAAAATGTCCTGTCCAATCTGAATGACCGAGCATTTGACCGGCCAATCTGTGAGGTTCTGTTGAACCAGAAGTACTTCAATGGCATTGGCAATTACCTGAGAGCTGAGATACTGTTCAG actaaACATCCCTCCCTTTGTGAAGGCCCGTACTGTGTTGGAAGTACTTCAATCTGAGGATCTGGGTGAAGAGAAGTCCACCTACATGGAGGTCAAAGAGGAGGTCCCAGACATGAATATCACCAACGCTGAG ATATCTAGTAGAACTACTGTGAAGGAGGAGACAGACGTGGAGAAACTGAAAGAGGAGGTGACTGAGACTGACCTCCTCAGTCTGTGTAACTCTGTTCCCCTGGAGGTTATCAAACTAG gTGGTAAAGGTTACGACCCAGAGAAGAATGACTACTCTGAGTTTAAGGCGTGGCTCCGATGTTACTATGTGGAAGGGATGAGGTCCATCCGAGATCACAACGGCAGGACCATATGGTTCAAG GGAGATCCAGGTCCCTTGACTCCAAAAG TTTCCAAATCTCCCAAAGCAAAGAAGAGATTGAAGAATGAGGACGTtgcaggaaagaaaaag ATAATAAAGGCAGACAGCACTGAGAATGCAATGAAAGCAAAACCTGTCAAAAAGGAAGTCCCTCAAAGGCAGACGGAGGGGAAGTCTGTGACAGATTTCCAGGAAGTGCGTGTGGAGACCACTGGGCGGAGGATCAGCAGCCCTGGAG CCCCACTGAGGCGCAGTGGGAGGAAGACCAGGAGTAGTGCCTTGCTGTAA
- the neil1 gene encoding endonuclease 8-like 1 isoform X3: protein MCWPTKYHRVTGSKSRGSLSNTGVIIKVNVDLRKGYTLSLTPVCPLISRASRMPEGPELHLASLFVNRMCRGVVFTGPVHRSEVSKNPQVPFCCPAYTITATSRGKEVRLTLSPLKSDPSLGSSRRENVLSNLNDRAFDRPICEVLLNQKYFNGIGNYLRAEILFRLNIPPFVKARTVLEVLQSEDLGEEKSTYMEVKEEVPDMNITNAEISSRTTVKEETDVEKLKEEVTETDLLSLCNSVPLEVIKLGGKGYDPEKNDYSEFKAWLRCYYVEGMRSIRDHNGRTIWFKGDPGPLTPKVSKSPKAKKRLKNEDVAGKKKIIKADSTENAMKAKPVKKEVPQRQTEGKSVTDFQEVRVETTGRRISSPGAPLRRSGRKTRSSALL, encoded by the exons ATGTGTTGGCCGACGAAGTATCACAGAGTTACTGGAAGTAAGAGTCGTGGTTCATTAAGCAACACAG GTGTAATAATAAAAGTCAATGTGGATCTGCGTAAAGGATATACCCTGTCTCTGACGCCAGTCTGTCCGCTTATCTCCAGAGCCAGCAGAATGCCTGAGGGTCCAGAGCTGCACCTGGCTAGTTTGTTTGTCAACAGGATGTGTAGGGGGGTGGTTTTCACTGGCCCTGTAcataggtcagaggtcagtaagAACCCTCAGGTTCCCTTCTGCTGTCCGGCCTACACCATTACCGCCACCTCCAGAGGCAAGGAGGTCCGCCTCACACTTAGCCCGCTGAAGAGTGATCCCTCCCTGGGGAGCAGCAGGCG GGAAAATGTCCTGTCCAATCTGAATGACCGAGCATTTGACCGGCCAATCTGTGAGGTTCTGTTGAACCAGAAGTACTTCAATGGCATTGGCAATTACCTGAGAGCTGAGATACTGTTCAG actaaACATCCCTCCCTTTGTGAAGGCCCGTACTGTGTTGGAAGTACTTCAATCTGAGGATCTGGGTGAAGAGAAGTCCACCTACATGGAGGTCAAAGAGGAGGTCCCAGACATGAATATCACCAACGCTGAG ATATCTAGTAGAACTACTGTGAAGGAGGAGACAGACGTGGAGAAACTGAAAGAGGAGGTGACTGAGACTGACCTCCTCAGTCTGTGTAACTCTGTTCCCCTGGAGGTTATCAAACTAG gTGGTAAAGGTTACGACCCAGAGAAGAATGACTACTCTGAGTTTAAGGCGTGGCTCCGATGTTACTATGTGGAAGGGATGAGGTCCATCCGAGATCACAACGGCAGGACCATATGGTTCAAG GGAGATCCAGGTCCCTTGACTCCAAAAG TTTCCAAATCTCCCAAAGCAAAGAAGAGATTGAAGAATGAGGACGTtgcaggaaagaaaaag ATAATAAAGGCAGACAGCACTGAGAATGCAATGAAAGCAAAACCTGTCAAAAAGGAAGTCCCTCAAAGGCAGACGGAGGGGAAGTCTGTGACAGATTTCCAGGAAGTGCGTGTGGAGACCACTGGGCGGAGGATCAGCAGCCCTGGAG CCCCACTGAGGCGCAGTGGGAGGAAGACCAGGAGTAGTGCCTTGCTGTAA
- the neil1 gene encoding endonuclease 8-like 1 isoform X2, whose product MPEGPELHLASLFVNRMCRGVVFTGPVHRSEVSKNPQVPFCCPAYTITATSRGKEVRLTLSPLKSDPSLGSSRRVKAGKADQEQSMDVVFRFGMSGFFRFTTADELPKHAHLRFYTNEKPSRVLSFVDARRFGSWQPSGTWQADRGPCVMFEYQSFRENVLSNLNDRAFDRPICEVLLNQKYFNGIGNYLRAEILFRLNIPPFVKARTVLEVLQSEDLGEEKSTYMEVKEEVPDMNITNAEISSRTTVKEETDVEKLKEEVTETDLLSLCNSVPLEVIKLGGKGYDPEKNDYSEFKAWLRCYYVEGMRSIRDHNGRTIWFKGDPGPLTPKVSKSPKAKKRLKNEDVAGKKKIIKADSTENAMKAKPVKKEVPQRQTEGKSVTDFQEVRVETTGRRISSPGAPLRRSGRKTRSSALL is encoded by the exons ATGCCTGAGGGTCCAGAGCTGCACCTGGCTAGTTTGTTTGTCAACAGGATGTGTAGGGGGGTGGTTTTCACTGGCCCTGTAcataggtcagaggtcagtaagAACCCTCAGGTTCCCTTCTGCTGTCCGGCCTACACCATTACCGCCACCTCCAGAGGCAAGGAGGTCCGCCTCACACTTAGCCCGCTGAAGAGTGATCCCTCCCTGGGGAGCAGCAGGCG GGTGAAAGCTGGCAAGGCTGACCAGGAGCAGTCCATGGATGTGGTATTCCGTTTTGGGATGTCTGGCTTTTTCCGCTTCACCACAGCGGATGAGCTTCCTAAACACGCTCACCTGAGGTTCTACACCAATGAAAAGCCCAGTAGGGTGCTGAGCTTTGTCGATGCCCGCCGCTTTGGTAGCTGGCAACCCTCCGGGACCTGGCAAGCTGACAGAGGACCCTGTGTCATGTTTGAATATCAGAGCTTCAG GGAAAATGTCCTGTCCAATCTGAATGACCGAGCATTTGACCGGCCAATCTGTGAGGTTCTGTTGAACCAGAAGTACTTCAATGGCATTGGCAATTACCTGAGAGCTGAGATACTGTTCAG actaaACATCCCTCCCTTTGTGAAGGCCCGTACTGTGTTGGAAGTACTTCAATCTGAGGATCTGGGTGAAGAGAAGTCCACCTACATGGAGGTCAAAGAGGAGGTCCCAGACATGAATATCACCAACGCTGAG ATATCTAGTAGAACTACTGTGAAGGAGGAGACAGACGTGGAGAAACTGAAAGAGGAGGTGACTGAGACTGACCTCCTCAGTCTGTGTAACTCTGTTCCCCTGGAGGTTATCAAACTAG gTGGTAAAGGTTACGACCCAGAGAAGAATGACTACTCTGAGTTTAAGGCGTGGCTCCGATGTTACTATGTGGAAGGGATGAGGTCCATCCGAGATCACAACGGCAGGACCATATGGTTCAAG GGAGATCCAGGTCCCTTGACTCCAAAAG TTTCCAAATCTCCCAAAGCAAAGAAGAGATTGAAGAATGAGGACGTtgcaggaaagaaaaag ATAATAAAGGCAGACAGCACTGAGAATGCAATGAAAGCAAAACCTGTCAAAAAGGAAGTCCCTCAAAGGCAGACGGAGGGGAAGTCTGTGACAGATTTCCAGGAAGTGCGTGTGGAGACCACTGGGCGGAGGATCAGCAGCCCTGGAG CCCCACTGAGGCGCAGTGGGAGGAAGACCAGGAGTAGTGCCTTGCTGTAA
- the commd4 gene encoding COMM domain-containing protein 4 → MRFRFCGDLDCPDWVLAEISTLAKISSVKMKLLCVQVMKDLLGEGIDYDKAAKLTADAKFDSGDIKASVAVLTFILSSAAKHNVDSDSLSSELQQLGLPKEHTTGLCKSYEDKHTALQQRLRESSLRLGRLEGVAWRVDYTLSSSELQEVNEPTVQLRLQAQGAETGSTEATIVSISADKFRVLLTELKQAQAVMNALQ, encoded by the exons ATG AGATTCCGGTTTTGTGGGGATTTGGACTGCCCAGACTGGGTTCTTGCTGAAATCAGCACTTTGGCGAAAATT TCAAGCGTCAAGATGAAACTCCTCTGTGTCCAGGTGATGAAGGATCTGCTGGGAGAGGGGATTGAT TATGACAAAGCTGCAAAGTTAACTGCAGATGCAAAGTTTG ACAGTGGAGACATCAAAGCCAGTGTTGCAGTGCTGACCTTCATCCTGTCCAGTGCAGCTAAACACAATGTGGACAGTGACTCTCTCTCCAGTGAGCTGCAACAGCTGGGACTACCTAAAG AGCACACCACAGGCCTGTGTAAATCATATGAAGACAAGCACACTGCTCTGCAgcagaggctgagagagagcaGTCTGAGAC TGGGTCGGCTGGAGGGCGTGGCCTGGAGGGTTGACTACACCCTGAGCTCCAGTGAGCTTCAGGAGGTTAATGAGCCCACCGTGCAGCTCCGCCTCCAAGCCCAAGGGGCGGAGACAGGATCCACAGAGGCCACCATTGTCTCAATCTCTGCAGACAAGTTCAGAGTCCTGCTGACAG AACTGAAACAAGCCCAGGCCGTCATGAATGCATTGCAGTGA